The sequence CTGTTATCCAAATTACGTTCGCAAATATCTTCACCAAATGGCTAATACTTCCTTGTTTTGCTAAATTTAGAATTTAATAGGTGTCGGTTGTGTTTGTCGAGCACTGAATAGAGAACATGAATGTTCAATGCTGATATTTGCATCTACTTTCAAAACTCGCTGTCATTTAGCTTGCTCGCGGTCGGTACTTTTTATATTCACAGTAACACGTAACTTATTTTTTTGACTGATCAACTTCTAGAAATCTTGACTATAAAAAGATCTAGCCAGGTAAGGGAATACTAGTACTTGTGATGGATGCATACTCACTATAAGGCAGGAACAGACAATCGCCTGCAGTCATGTTTGCCGCATACCGCCATTTTACTTTCCACGCCCAGTACATTGTAAAATATTAGCAAGACTTCAGGCAATAAACCACACCAGTTTAGATTGCTGACACAACACTACTTTATTCACCTTttgtgtttttaattaaaaaaaaacactacttTATTCGCTAAGTATCTTGGGTACAAGAATGATTATGTTGAATCGGAGTGTAGAAAAATTACTCTTATCTCAAAACGGGAAGATAAGTTGACCTGAAATAAAATATTCTCTTTCCTTGATAAATCACTCCGGTTCGAATGCACAAACTTGACAAGCAATAAAACTCTCTTTTGAAGAAATTAAGTGCAATTGCCCCCCTTAAAAAACTTATTCATAATTTTAACCATCTTATTATTATATTGTGATTATTTTCTTACAGTTTTGAACAaagaaatggctttttttaTTGTGATCATATCGATAATGCGAATTGTAAACCTGACTGCTAAGCATTAGAGACAGGAGAAAAAGAGTGGTTCCACACGAGCACGTGTGAGAATTATTGGTAATGCGTTTCTCGTCCCCTGAGGAAGGCTGTTTAAAATATCGACTGACAATGCACGTTCTTTGTGTAAAGAACAACCATCTGTACACAGGTATATTTGTTGTGTTACAAACACATTTCCAAATAGGTCGCATGCCACTCTGGGGTTGTGCCCACTAACTGGATTAACAAGGTCGTCCGTCCACCTCCAACATGCGAATTCCCTATTGTGCCAATGACAGGTGATCATTATAATGGCTGATGCGACACCAAACAAAATCGTTTGGGATTTTACTCGTAGCAGACGATGGACTTATGATTCCGCCATGTCTTGTATCCTGAGGCTGTTTAGCAATGCTTTGACGTATTTTATCCGATCCGGTATATCTTTCAGCGTAATGCCAGACTCTTGTCTGGTACttcctattttcctttttctttgcctctTAATGATACACCGTCTAATTATAACTCTTCACTGAAATGATGTATGATATGATGTGTTGTAGTGTTGTGTTGGGTTGCGGTGTCTTGGTGGTGTCCTGTGTTGCGTTGAGTTGCGCCGGTCTCAACCATGAATTCCCCATCACCATAGACAGTTCAATCAAAGCGGATGACCGAGGACGTTAAAGTGCTGCAAGGGATGAGTAAGGATGTTAAAGCACCAATCCCTAATGCTAAGGATGACTTAGAACGTTAAGGTACTACTAAGAATGActaaggacgctaaagtacggctagggatgagtaaggacgctgaagtacggctagggatgagtaGGGACGCTTAGGTAGAGCTAGGGATAAGTATAGACGCTAAAGTCCGGCTAGGGATGATTATATGGACACGGAAGTATGACAACGGTTATAATGGCACAAGCTCTCGaacctacggtggcccacaactgtcacatcaaaaccaaatgctcacagcaaattacaaagcgctcagatcaaattcaaatcgctcacagcaaattaaagtcgctcacagcaaattgctcacattattattacaaattattaactccgctgtgagcgatttgaatttgctgtgaacgatttgaatttgctgtgggcgatttgaatttgctgtgagcgatttgtaatttgctgtgagcgatttgaatttgctgtgggtgatttgaatttgctgtgagcgatttgaatttgctgtgaacgatttgaatttgctgtgggcgatttgaattgggagaacacaaaacgcggagccctgctccatggagtaccctatggagtacctaaaatggagtacccctaaaaatcatgtattagtcaaataaaatactttagaaacatggtgaatcgtttagatgtacatacctttatatattttgagctcgccagctcttccattgtcctagttcgataccgtccacaattctctagacaagctttctggaagtaaaccaacgacgtctccgaagaaacacgtgggaatgccgatacccgcgaaaagaatttatctgctgtacttgcaaacagttctaatcatagccgggcccggcgtcacaatatgtaatgcaagtaaacaacacgttcacggtaaacgtcatattttgtccctcaaaagcaaatttaaaatatatcttgcaatagaaatgagcaaaaaacaatacactaacacatagcaaattatagaggtgtcaaactcaacgaagcgacatgcagataacagcggaaacctatgacctcttgccataacacaatctaatagctctattttctccttataacacaacacgaagtgcccttcctaaacaagagtgaagctacaaaaaggtcgagagaccgaaaagaaaacggcaaatgtacaaatgccacgaactgtaggagtcgtgtaggcctgtcaacttctttttgcacaaattcgcagattgggacaatggaagagctggcgagctcaaaatatgtaaaggtatgtacatctaaacgattcaccatgtttctaaagtattttatttgactaatacatgacttttaggggtactccattttaggtactccatagggtactccatggagtagggctccgcgttttgtgttctcccatttgaatttgctgtgagcgatttgtaatttgctgtgagtgatttgtaatttgctgtgagtgatttgaatttgctgtgagcgatttgaatttgctgtgagcgatttgaatttgatgtaagcgatttgaatttgatgtcagcgctttgtaatttgctgtgagcatttggtgTGACaatttgatgtgacagttgtgaaTACGAACCATTATGTGACAGCCTACACCAAGTACTAACCGCCATAGTTTGATCATTCACTAAAACCATCGTCAATGAAGGGGACAGAAAATGGAAGTTAAGTCTAAAGAATGGTATGACGTGCAGTATTCTCCAAATAAATGGGTCAAACGATTACCTGCAGATAATGTGATCTTAAACCACATTAAGTTATGCAATAAGCGTAGTGAAAGCGTGAGGCAGTATTTAGAAGCGGAGCTCGATGTTCCATATGGCAGAGATAGAGCTAAGATAGACTTCTTTTATCCCAAGAAGCGACAAGACAAATCGCCAGTTGTTATGTTCATTCATGGTGGTAAGTGGAAAAATGGAAGTAAAGACATCCACAGTTTCATCAGCAATTCCTTGGTGGACGCAGGCATTATAGCTGCAATCGTTGGTTACAATCTTGCACCTGAAGCAAGCATGGATGAAATGGTTGATGAAATTCAAGCCGCCGTGAAATTTGTCGCGAAGAAGTTCTCTGAGTCGAAGGTGTTTTTATGCGGAAATTCAAGCGGGGCACAGCTGTGTGCTATGGTGACAGTTCGACATTGGATCAATCCTTCTTCGCTAAACATTCATGGTATTTTCCTCATTTCAGGAATATATGATCTTAATCCTGTGCTCAAAACTTATGCTAACGATGCTTTGAAATTGAATGAAACTTCCGCTTCAAGAAACAGCCCACTCCTTATCTTAAAGCAGTCACCTCCTACAAGACATTGTCCTGCATTCATTGCTGTAGAGGAGCATGGATCTCCAGAATTTACTCGCCAATCCAAAGAATTTGCAGAGGTTTTGAAAAGTCGTAACGTACCATGCACGTTTCTGGAGGTTCCTGGCATGGATCATTTTAACATAATCGAAGAAATATTCCACCCTGCATTCTCCTTAAGTAGAGaacttgttaaatttgttaatGGCGGTAAGCTTAAAATGAAACCCCTAGGGAGTTCACTGTAAGCAGGTGGCATTAAATTTCGTTGCAAAAtgtgttgttttcattctttGTTAACAATGAATGTTCTTGTTTATCTGATGACATGTGCATTGGAtaattgaaaatttcatttgatggCAAAAGCCCTTTGTGGGAAAGGGTCAGAAATGATTGAATTTTGCATTATTCATCCCTCTGAGTCAACCATTCgtttatgaggaaaacatcaACTATCCTGTTGTTGAGATATTTCAAACTTCCTGTTCACAACTAGGGTTGCAGTGTTATTTTAGTGAGTGTCATAGAAGGCAGCTCGCAATTTATCGTTTAATTTAGGGAAAATGAAGCAGACTAAAAGCAAAGTAGGGTCAGGGTTTCTacaggtcatggaaaacctggaaaatAATGAAATTTAATTGTTGATCATGGAAAGTCATGAAAAATTGTAGTGTGTGCGGTTcataaattattgcaggtgtcaaagcaaggacaaaataaaatacaggcaagtGTCAGAAAATACCGAAAGCAAAGATGATTTAGACAATTTTAGAAAGTGGCAGCCAAAGTTTAGGTCATgagaaactggaaaaagtcatggaaatCATGGAATTTAAAAAGGTCAAAAG is a genomic window of Acropora muricata isolate sample 2 chromosome 8, ASM3666990v1, whole genome shotgun sequence containing:
- the LOC136924922 gene encoding kynurenine formamidase-like — its product is MEVKSKEWYDVQYSPNKWVKRLPADNVILNHIKLCNKRSESVRQYLEAELDVPYGRDRAKIDFFYPKKRQDKSPVVMFIHGGKWKNGSKDIHSFISNSLVDAGIIAAIVGYNLAPEASMDEMVDEIQAAVKFVAKKFSESKVFLCGNSSGAQLCAMVTVRHWINPSSLNIHGIFLISGIYDLNPVLKTYANDALKLNETSASRNSPLLILKQSPPTRHCPAFIAVEEHGSPEFTRQSKEFAEVLKSRNVPCTFLEVPGMDHFNIIEEIFHPAFSLSRELVKFVNGGKLKMKPLGSSL